From the Halalkalicoccus sp. CGA53 genome, one window contains:
- the pdhA gene encoding pyruvate dehydrogenase (acetyl-transferring) E1 component subunit alpha, which produces MSVLQRDPGEQVQVLSEDGRVREGSDLPDLSDEEFVEMYRYMKLARHFDQRAVSLQRQGRMGTYPPLSGQEGAQIASAFALDDEDWLFPSYREHGAALVRGLSLKRTLLYWMGHEAGNAIPEEANIFTVSVPIATQVCHATGAAWASKLQGEEEAFICYFGDGATSEGDFHEGCNFAGVFDTPNVFFCNNNQWAISVPRGRQTASETLAQKAEAYGFEGVQVDGMDPLAVYEVTKRAVEKAKEPEEGELRPTLIEAVQYRFGAHTTADDPSVYREEDEVEKWKAKDPIPRMETFLLENGYLDTEGVESIEESVKEEVAEAIDEAESVSRPEPEEIFKHVYEGMPERLREQAAEFEALRETYGDEAFLEGH; this is translated from the coding sequence ATGAGTGTTTTACAACGTGATCCGGGCGAGCAGGTACAGGTGCTCTCGGAGGACGGTCGGGTTCGAGAGGGGAGCGACCTGCCGGACCTCTCGGATGAAGAGTTCGTCGAGATGTACCGCTACATGAAGCTCGCACGGCACTTCGACCAGCGGGCGGTGAGCCTCCAGCGTCAGGGTCGGATGGGGACGTACCCCCCGCTGTCGGGCCAGGAGGGCGCACAGATCGCGAGCGCGTTCGCGCTCGACGACGAGGACTGGCTCTTTCCGAGCTATCGCGAGCACGGCGCGGCGCTGGTCCGGGGACTCTCGCTGAAGCGGACGCTGCTCTACTGGATGGGCCACGAGGCGGGCAACGCGATCCCCGAGGAGGCGAACATCTTCACCGTGAGCGTCCCGATCGCGACGCAGGTCTGTCACGCGACGGGCGCGGCGTGGGCGTCGAAGCTCCAGGGCGAGGAGGAGGCGTTCATCTGTTACTTCGGCGACGGCGCGACGAGCGAGGGCGACTTCCACGAGGGGTGCAACTTCGCCGGCGTCTTCGACACCCCGAACGTCTTCTTCTGTAACAACAACCAGTGGGCGATCTCGGTGCCCAGGGGACGACAGACCGCGAGCGAGACGCTCGCCCAGAAGGCGGAGGCCTACGGCTTCGAGGGCGTCCAGGTCGACGGGATGGACCCGCTCGCCGTCTACGAGGTGACGAAGAGAGCGGTCGAGAAGGCGAAAGAGCCTGAGGAGGGGGAACTCCGACCGACGCTGATCGAGGCGGTGCAGTACCGCTTCGGTGCGCACACCACCGCCGACGACCCCTCGGTCTACCGCGAGGAAGACGAGGTCGAGAAGTGGAAGGCGAAGGACCCGATCCCGCGGATGGAGACGTTCCTCCTCGAGAACGGCTACCTCGACACGGAGGGCGTCGAGTCGATCGAGGAGAGCGTGAAGGAGGAGGTCGCGGAGGCGATCGACGAGGCCGAGTCGGTCTCCCGGCCCGAACCGGAGGAGATCTTCAAACACGTCTACGAGGGGATGCCAGAACGGCTCCGCGAACAGGCCGCGGAGTTCGAGGCGCTCAGGGAGACGTACGGCGACGAGGCGTTCCTGGAGGGTCACTAG
- a CDS encoding alpha-ketoacid dehydrogenase subunit beta, with translation MSQMETRGETQNLTLVQAVRDGLRDEMREDERVLVMGEDVGKNGGVFRATEGLYDEFGGDRVIDTPLAESGIVGTAIGMAAYGMRPVAEMQFMGFIYPAFDQIVSHAARLRTRSRGRFTCPLVVRAPYGGGIRAPEHHSESTEAFFSHYPGLKVVIPSTPYDTKGLLISAIRDPDPVIFLEPKLIYRAFRGEVPDEPYEVPIGEAAVRREGEDVSVFTYGAMTRPTLEAAERLEGEVSVEVVDLRTVSPLDEGTILESFEKTGRAAVVHEAPKTGGLAGEITATIQEEALLYQEAPVKRITGFDTPFPLYALEDYYLPEATRVVEGIREVAEF, from the coding sequence ATGAGTCAGATGGAGACACGGGGAGAGACGCAGAACCTCACGCTCGTGCAGGCGGTCAGGGACGGCCTGCGCGACGAGATGCGCGAGGACGAGCGGGTGCTCGTCATGGGCGAGGACGTCGGCAAGAACGGCGGCGTCTTCCGCGCGACCGAGGGGCTCTACGACGAGTTCGGCGGGGATCGCGTGATCGACACGCCGCTCGCGGAGAGCGGGATCGTCGGAACGGCGATCGGGATGGCCGCCTACGGGATGCGCCCGGTCGCGGAGATGCAGTTCATGGGGTTCATCTACCCCGCGTTCGACCAGATCGTGAGCCACGCCGCCCGGTTGCGAACGAGGTCCAGGGGACGCTTCACCTGTCCGCTGGTCGTCCGCGCACCCTACGGCGGCGGGATCCGGGCGCCGGAACACCACTCGGAGTCGACGGAGGCGTTCTTCTCGCACTACCCGGGACTGAAGGTCGTCATCCCGAGCACCCCCTACGATACGAAGGGGCTGCTGATCAGTGCGATTCGCGACCCCGACCCGGTGATCTTCCTCGAACCGAAGCTGATCTATCGAGCATTTAGAGGAGAGGTACCGGACGAGCCGTACGAGGTGCCGATCGGCGAGGCCGCAGTACGCCGAGAGGGCGAGGACGTCTCGGTGTTCACCTACGGCGCGATGACCCGCCCGACGCTCGAGGCCGCAGAACGGCTAGAGGGCGAGGTGAGCGTCGAAGTGGTCGACCTCCGGACCGTCTCGCCGCTCGACGAGGGGACGATCCTCGAGTCGTTCGAGAAGACCGGGCGGGCGGCGGTCGTCCACGAGGCACCGAAGACCGGCGGGCTGGCGGGGGAGATCACCGCGACGATCCAGGAGGAGGCACTTCTCTACCAGGAGGCGCCGGTAAAACGGATCACCGGCTTCGACACGCCGTTCCCGCTCTACGCCCTGGAGGACTACTACCTCCCCGAGGCGACCCGCGTCGTCGAGGGCATCCGCGAGGTCGCGGAGTTCTGA
- a CDS encoding 2-oxo acid dehydrogenase subunit E2, whose product MVREFKLPDVGEGIAEAEIVEWHVDVGDEVSEDQVVAEAETDKAVVEVPSPVNGTVREIRADAGEMVPVGTVIITFDVEGEASEEETETSTNEETTESQERVAEEPADVGDGPGDQEVETGRTSAEETPSPSSRVFAAPSARRLARELDVDIAQVAGSGPSGRVTETDVRAAAEGEEEEAESVTEVEAATSTDDGGTTAETVAEVGTQTATSEAADRDRTLAAPATRRLAREEGVELNAVPATEERDGEAFVTSEAVLEYAEAQRAAQEADAEVLSEPATAGESGEREERVPYRGIRRTIGEAMENSKFTAPHVTHHDTAEVDSLVETRAALKARADERGVRLTYMPFIMKALVAALREFPMLNASLDEESEEVVYKHYYNVGIAVATEAGLMVPVVKDVDEKGILQLASEVNELAQKARERSIAREEMQDGTFTITNFGAIGGEYATPIINHPEVAILGLGELAERPVVTDGSVDPAHTLPLSLSIDHRVVDGGDAAAFTNRVIEYLEDPTLLLLE is encoded by the coding sequence ATGGTCCGCGAGTTCAAACTCCCCGACGTCGGCGAGGGGATCGCCGAGGCGGAGATCGTCGAGTGGCACGTCGACGTCGGCGACGAGGTGAGCGAGGACCAGGTCGTCGCCGAGGCGGAGACGGACAAGGCGGTCGTCGAGGTCCCGTCCCCGGTGAACGGCACGGTGCGCGAGATCCGTGCCGACGCCGGTGAGATGGTCCCGGTGGGGACGGTGATCATCACGTTCGACGTCGAGGGCGAGGCGAGCGAGGAGGAAACGGAGACGTCGACGAACGAGGAGACGACCGAATCCCAGGAGCGGGTCGCGGAGGAGCCGGCGGACGTCGGTGACGGGCCGGGCGACCAGGAGGTGGAAACGGGGAGGACGTCGGCCGAGGAGACCCCGTCGCCGAGCAGTCGGGTGTTCGCCGCTCCGAGCGCGCGACGTCTCGCACGGGAACTCGACGTCGACATCGCGCAGGTAGCGGGGAGCGGTCCGAGCGGTCGCGTGACCGAGACCGACGTGCGGGCGGCCGCCGAGGGCGAGGAAGAGGAGGCAGAGTCGGTCACCGAGGTGGAGGCGGCGACGAGCACCGACGACGGCGGCACGACGGCCGAAACGGTAGCGGAGGTCGGAACACAGACCGCCACCAGCGAGGCCGCCGACCGCGACCGGACCCTCGCGGCGCCCGCGACCAGGCGGCTCGCCCGCGAGGAGGGCGTCGAGCTGAACGCGGTGCCGGCTACCGAGGAGCGCGACGGCGAGGCGTTCGTGACGAGCGAAGCGGTCCTCGAGTACGCCGAGGCCCAGCGCGCGGCCCAGGAGGCCGACGCCGAGGTGCTGTCCGAGCCCGCAACAGCGGGCGAGTCCGGTGAGCGAGAGGAGCGGGTTCCCTACCGGGGGATTCGGCGGACGATCGGCGAGGCGATGGAGAACTCGAAGTTCACCGCGCCGCACGTCACCCACCACGACACCGCCGAGGTAGACTCGCTGGTCGAGACCCGGGCGGCACTGAAGGCCCGCGCGGACGAGCGCGGCGTCCGGCTGACGTACATGCCGTTCATCATGAAGGCGCTCGTCGCGGCGCTCCGCGAGTTCCCGATGCTGAACGCCTCACTCGACGAGGAGAGCGAGGAGGTCGTCTACAAGCACTACTACAACGTCGGGATCGCGGTCGCCACCGAGGCAGGGCTGATGGTCCCCGTCGTGAAGGACGTCGACGAGAAGGGGATCCTCCAGCTCGCCTCGGAGGTCAACGAACTCGCACAGAAGGCCAGAGAGCGCTCGATCGCCCGGGAGGAGATGCAGGACGGCACGTTCACGATCACGAACTTCGGGGCGATCGGCGGCGAGTACGCAACCCCGATCATCAACCACCCCGAGGTCGCGATCCTCGGTTTGGGCGAACTCGCGGAGCGGCCCGTGGTGACGGACGGTTCGGTCGACCCCGCACATACCCTGCCGCTGTCGCTCTCGATCGACCACCGCGTGGTCGACGGGGGCGACGCGGCGGCCTTTACGAACCGCGTGATCGAGTACCTGGAGGATCCGACGCTGCTGTTGCTGGAGTAG
- a CDS encoding NAD-dependent epimerase/dehydratase family protein translates to METVLLTGALGTLGRWTIDELAGAYEVVGVDRHRPSGSTPYDDVAFLAADLTEQGPIREIVETVGPEAIIHLAAIPGAGRRAGGVTFLHNVASAYTVIDAAGREGVPVVWSSSEATYGVTFGEEARPLERLPIDEGHPQRPEDGYGLSKVVGETVADWAIRRHGIPVTSIQPSWIQVPGAYGTPSVRAAFSFEDPTPSGSLWSYVDVRDVARLLQLALEGDAEGHERYLAAAAENYLGVPTERAIEAAWGDLPEECELEGEASAFSTEKARKELGWEPEHGWPEAEGADVEGPAL, encoded by the coding sequence ATGGAGACCGTCCTGCTCACCGGCGCGCTCGGCACGCTCGGCCGGTGGACGATCGACGAACTGGCGGGCGCGTACGAGGTCGTCGGGGTCGACAGACACCGGCCCTCGGGTTCGACCCCGTACGACGACGTGGCGTTCCTCGCGGCGGATCTCACCGAACAGGGTCCGATCCGCGAGATCGTCGAGACCGTCGGTCCAGAGGCGATAATTCACCTGGCGGCGATCCCGGGTGCGGGTCGACGCGCGGGCGGGGTGACGTTCCTGCACAACGTCGCGAGCGCGTACACCGTGATCGACGCGGCGGGTCGGGAGGGCGTTCCTGTGGTCTGGAGTTCGAGCGAGGCGACCTACGGCGTCACGTTCGGAGAGGAGGCGCGTCCGCTGGAGCGGCTCCCGATCGACGAAGGTCACCCACAGCGCCCGGAAGACGGCTACGGCCTCTCGAAGGTCGTCGGGGAGACGGTCGCCGACTGGGCGATCCGCCGGCACGGGATTCCTGTGACCTCGATCCAGCCCTCCTGGATCCAGGTGCCCGGCGCGTACGGGACGCCTTCGGTGAGGGCGGCGTTCTCGTTCGAGGATCCGACGCCGTCGGGAAGCCTCTGGTCGTACGTCGACGTCCGGGACGTCGCCCGATTGCTCCAGCTGGCGCTGGAGGGCGACGCCGAGGGGCACGAACGCTACCTCGCGGCCGCCGCCGAGAACTACCTCGGGGTCCCGACGGAGAGAGCGATCGAGGCGGCGTGGGGCGACCTCCCCGAGGAGTGTGAGCTGGAGGGCGAGGCGTCGGCGTTCTCGACCGAGAAGGCCCGGAAGGAACTCGGCTGGGAGCCGGAACACGGCTGGCCAGAGGCCGAGGGAGCGGACGTGGAGGGACCGGCGCTATGA
- a CDS encoding SDR family NAD(P)-dependent oxidoreductase has translation MSGGLAGRTAIVTGGASGIGRGIALAFAEEGATVVVADVREGSRVPDDEATTTEVIERAGGEARFVRTDVTDDEAVCALVAETVDAYGGLDVLVNAAGITTAGAVHEITDEEFERIQDVNVTGVVRCCRAAIPHLLESEYGRVINVSSQRGLRGGEATEKAAYVASKGAVSALTRQMALDYGPQGIAVNAICPGPIESGMTPIESEAERERLLSGILTPFVGRPEDVAPAALLLAGDGSRFIHGHELVVDGGYLVK, from the coding sequence ATGAGCGGTGGTCTCGCGGGACGTACGGCGATCGTGACGGGCGGGGCGAGCGGGATCGGCCGCGGCATCGCGCTCGCGTTCGCCGAGGAGGGCGCGACCGTCGTCGTCGCCGACGTCCGGGAAGGGTCGCGAGTGCCGGACGACGAGGCGACGACCACAGAGGTCATAGAGCGTGCAGGCGGCGAGGCGCGCTTCGTGCGGACCGACGTGACCGACGACGAGGCGGTGTGCGCGCTCGTCGCGGAGACGGTCGACGCCTACGGCGGACTCGACGTACTGGTGAACGCCGCGGGGATCACTACTGCTGGGGCGGTCCACGAGATCACCGACGAGGAGTTCGAGCGGATCCAGGACGTGAACGTGACGGGTGTCGTCCGCTGCTGTCGCGCGGCGATCCCCCACCTGCTCGAGAGCGAGTACGGCCGGGTGATTAACGTCTCCTCCCAGCGCGGGCTCCGCGGGGGCGAGGCGACGGAGAAGGCGGCGTACGTCGCCTCGAAGGGCGCAGTGAGCGCGCTCACCCGACAGATGGCGCTCGATTACGGCCCCCAGGGAATCGCGGTGAACGCGATCTGTCCCGGGCCGATCGAGTCCGGCATGACGCCGATCGAGAGCGAGGCCGAGCGCGAACGGCTACTCTCGGGGATCCTCACGCCGTTCGTCGGCCGGCCGGAGGACGTCGCACCTGCGGCCCTGTTGCTCGCGGGCGACGGTAGTCGGTTCATCCACGGCCACGAACTGGTCGTCGACGGCGGCTACCTCGTGAAGTGA
- the lpdA gene encoding dihydrolipoyl dehydrogenase: MVVGDISTGTDVLVIGAGPGGYVAAIRAGQLDLDVTLVEREAYGGTCLNHGCIPSKALITATNVAHDAGNAEEMGVHADPAIDMAGMVDWKDGVVDQLTGGVEKLCKANGVNLIEGTAEFDGKNRVRIAHGGEGQGSESVEFEHAIIATGSRPIEIPNFSFDDEPILNSRQALALDSVPDSMVIVGAGYIGMELAGVFAKAGCDVTVIEMLDSILPGYESDLARPVKKRAESLGIDFHFGLAASEWMEEDDGTVTVVATPAEDVAADGGAEAEIEEPEYEEFTAERVLVAVGRAPVTDTVNLEAAGIETDDRGFVPIDDRARTNLDHVYAVGDVAGEPMLAHKGSKEGMVAAEVIAGEPSALDYQAIPMAVFTEPEIATVGMTREEAEEEGFTPVVGKFPFMASGRALTTGETDGFVRVVADEESGFALGGQIVGPEASELIAELTLAIEMGATLEDVASTIHTHPTLAEAVMEAAENALGHAIHTLNR; the protein is encoded by the coding sequence ATGGTCGTCGGAGACATCTCGACGGGGACGGACGTACTGGTGATCGGAGCGGGTCCCGGTGGCTACGTGGCCGCGATCCGTGCCGGACAGCTCGACCTGGACGTGACGCTCGTCGAGCGCGAGGCGTATGGAGGGACGTGTCTCAACCACGGCTGCATTCCCTCGAAGGCGCTGATCACGGCGACGAACGTCGCTCACGACGCGGGCAACGCCGAGGAGATGGGCGTCCACGCCGACCCCGCGATCGACATGGCCGGGATGGTCGACTGGAAGGACGGCGTGGTAGACCAGCTCACCGGCGGCGTTGAGAAGCTCTGTAAGGCCAACGGCGTGAACCTGATCGAAGGGACCGCCGAGTTCGATGGGAAGAACCGGGTCCGGATCGCCCACGGCGGCGAGGGACAGGGTTCCGAATCGGTCGAGTTCGAACACGCGATAATCGCGACCGGATCCCGACCGATCGAGATCCCTAACTTCAGCTTCGACGACGAACCGATCCTGAACTCCAGACAGGCGCTCGCGCTCGATTCGGTGCCCGACTCGATGGTGATCGTCGGCGCGGGCTACATCGGGATGGAACTCGCCGGTGTGTTCGCGAAGGCCGGGTGTGACGTGACCGTCATCGAGATGCTCGATTCGATCCTGCCGGGCTACGAGTCCGACCTCGCCCGCCCGGTGAAGAAACGCGCGGAGTCGCTCGGGATCGACTTCCACTTCGGGCTCGCCGCCTCGGAGTGGATGGAGGAGGACGACGGGACGGTGACGGTCGTCGCCACCCCCGCGGAGGACGTGGCTGCCGACGGCGGGGCAGAGGCGGAGATCGAGGAGCCGGAGTACGAGGAGTTCACGGCCGAGCGCGTGCTCGTCGCGGTGGGCCGCGCGCCCGTCACCGACACGGTGAACCTCGAGGCCGCGGGGATAGAGACGGACGATCGGGGGTTCGTCCCGATCGACGACCGGGCGCGGACGAACCTCGACCACGTCTACGCCGTCGGCGACGTCGCGGGCGAGCCGATGCTCGCACACAAGGGATCGAAGGAGGGAATGGTCGCTGCGGAGGTGATCGCCGGCGAGCCGTCGGCACTCGACTACCAGGCGATTCCGATGGCAGTGTTCACCGAACCCGAGATCGCGACGGTAGGGATGACTCGGGAGGAGGCCGAGGAAGAGGGGTTCACGCCGGTCGTCGGGAAGTTCCCGTTCATGGCGAGCGGGCGCGCGCTCACGACGGGCGAGACCGACGGCTTCGTCCGCGTGGTCGCCGACGAGGAGAGCGGCTTCGCCCTCGGCGGACAGATCGTCGGGCCGGAAGCGTCGGAGCTGATCGCCGAACTCACGCTCGCGATCGAGATGGGAGCCACCCTCGAGGACGTGGCCTCGACGATCCACACCCACCCGACGCTCGCGGAGGCGGTGATGGAGGCCGCGGAGAACGCGCTCGGACACGCGATCCACACGCTCAATCGATAG
- a CDS encoding zinc ribbon domain-containing protein, translating to MLDGWLPWLFAAFVAVHLLGFAYLTVRRHRADGVEAEAGDRLTCDHCHAENDSDYRYCGECAEELPGGVTTGTTGESASGRGLF from the coding sequence ATGCTCGACGGCTGGCTCCCCTGGCTGTTCGCGGCGTTCGTCGCGGTCCATCTCCTCGGGTTCGCATACCTGACCGTCCGCAGGCACCGAGCGGACGGTGTCGAGGCCGAGGCTGGGGATCGGCTCACCTGTGACCACTGCCACGCGGAGAACGACTCCGACTACCGCTACTGTGGCGAGTGCGCCGAGGAACTCCCCGGCGGTGTGACCACCGGGACGACGGGGGAATCGGCGTCCGGACGCGGACTGTTCTAG
- a CDS encoding Hsp20/alpha crystallin family protein has translation MLPTTPTSQWSQGLDFPSRVFGNWFGEDEVELYEEDGEFVLTIEMPGFDRDEMSVSWDEGRLYVAAEHEDETRNRRQTYHRTFRLPKEIEPDEIDAAYRNGVLEVRLPIIERTTVRGQEIEIK, from the coding sequence ATGCTACCCACCACACCAACCAGCCAGTGGTCACAAGGACTCGACTTCCCGAGCAGAGTGTTCGGCAACTGGTTCGGTGAGGACGAGGTAGAGCTCTACGAGGAGGACGGAGAGTTCGTGCTCACGATCGAGATGCCCGGCTTCGACCGAGACGAGATGTCCGTCAGCTGGGACGAGGGCCGGCTCTACGTCGCCGCGGAGCACGAAGACGAGACGCGGAACCGCCGACAGACCTACCACCGCACCTTCCGCCTGCCGAAGGAGATCGAGCCGGACGAGATCGACGCGGCGTACCGAAACGGCGTGCTCGAGGTCCGGTTGCCGATCATCGAGCGGACGACGGTCCGCGGCCAGGAGATCGAGATCAAGTAG
- the pheA gene encoding prephenate dehydratase, translated as MRTVTLGPAGTYSHRAARSVTDEVAFRESVTAIVEAVSTGQYDRGVVPIENSIEGSVTESLDALSEYDVAVVEEIVTPIRHALLAQGKEFETVASHAQALAQCRGFLDTEYSGITQQAVASTARGVELAREDPSIAAIGHPENASNGTELAVLAEDIQDRSSNTTRFLVLAPVGERDEAGGKSTVVVYPNVNYPGLLLELLEVFAERDINLSRIESRPSGERLGDYLFHIDFEAGMYEDRSKEALSRVEAIASKGWARWLGSYDTRHVLY; from the coding sequence ATGCGAACCGTCACGCTGGGGCCGGCGGGCACGTACTCCCACAGAGCAGCCCGCTCGGTCACCGACGAGGTCGCCTTCCGCGAGTCGGTGACGGCGATCGTCGAGGCAGTCTCGACCGGGCAGTACGACCGCGGGGTCGTCCCGATCGAGAACAGCATCGAGGGCAGCGTCACCGAGAGCCTAGACGCCCTCTCCGAGTACGACGTCGCGGTCGTGGAAGAGATCGTCACGCCGATCCGTCACGCGCTGCTCGCCCAGGGCAAGGAGTTCGAGACGGTCGCGAGCCACGCCCAGGCGCTCGCGCAGTGTCGTGGCTTTCTCGACACCGAGTACTCGGGGATCACACAGCAGGCGGTCGCGAGCACCGCACGCGGGGTCGAACTTGCCCGGGAGGACCCCTCGATAGCGGCGATCGGCCACCCGGAGAACGCGAGCAACGGCACGGAACTGGCGGTGCTCGCCGAGGACATCCAGGACCGGAGCTCGAACACGACGCGGTTTCTCGTGCTCGCGCCGGTCGGCGAACGCGACGAGGCCGGCGGGAAGTCCACGGTCGTCGTCTACCCGAACGTGAACTACCCCGGACTGCTGCTCGAACTGCTGGAGGTGTTCGCCGAACGCGACATCAACCTCTCGCGGATCGAGTCACGGCCGAGCGGCGAACGCCTCGGCGACTACCTCTTTCACATCGACTTCGAGGCGGGGATGTACGAGGACCGCTCGAAGGAGGCGCTCTCGCGCGTCGAGGCGATCGCCTCGAAGGGGTGGGCCCGCTGGCTGGGATCGTACGACACCCGGCACGTGCTCTACTGA
- a CDS encoding DUF7124 domain-containing protein, which yields MSVTTEREGTRGMTLAFGLSAFERLAEPNEVIEDASEWSRYVGVVANDTDAVASYVEEHDLRQDFDLGNRDKWLALEGIREGTDTDRHVFVGLTEDDRMAAEGTGWEFIPLHEAAEKAGWTLAEVRKREPGLVERVRTRLRATSLWPGKGR from the coding sequence ATGAGCGTCACGACTGAGCGCGAGGGGACCCGGGGGATGACGCTGGCGTTCGGGCTATCGGCGTTCGAGAGGCTCGCGGAACCGAACGAGGTGATCGAGGACGCGAGCGAGTGGAGCCGGTACGTCGGCGTGGTCGCAAACGACACCGACGCCGTCGCGTCCTACGTCGAGGAGCACGACCTGCGACAGGACTTCGACCTCGGGAACCGCGACAAGTGGTTGGCACTAGAGGGGATACGCGAGGGGACCGACACCGACCGGCACGTGTTCGTCGGGCTCACCGAGGACGATCGAATGGCAGCTGAGGGAACCGGCTGGGAGTTTATCCCCCTTCACGAGGCCGCCGAGAAGGCGGGATGGACGCTAGCGGAGGTGAGAAAACGGGAGCCGGGACTCGTAGAGCGAGTTCGAACCCGCCTCCGCGCCACCTCGCTCTGGCCGGGTAAAGGTCGGTAA
- the treF gene encoding alpha,alpha-trehalase TreF, whose amino-acid sequence MRSLASYPQLSGELFETVQRSGTFEDSKTFVDALPERAPEEIEDRFERERANGGFDVGGFVGESFTLPEDPVTSADPSTTSMERYIDGLWEHLIREPSEDHEWDTHLSVPQRYVIPGGRFREAYYWDTYFTATGLAVTGRIDLVEDLAANYAALVDRFGAIPNGNRLYYTSRSNPPMFCHLLDIVESECGTGAVGPYLPALEREYEFWMDGTERVNGDDRARRRVVHTEEGVLNRYWDDRAGPREESYREDVDLAVAAKRDERGLYRDVRAACESGWDFSSRWLDGDLRTIRTTELLPVDLNAFCYALESKLARWSRAFGNREEARRYARAAAERRRAVDRYCWDEESGFYFDYCWSGDHPTDTWSLAAVAPLFCGMASEEQAAAVATHLDERFLHPGGLVTTLTESDEQWDYPNGWAPLHWLAVIGLRRYGHDALAELVAGRWLDCNRTVFDRTGLMLEKYDVTGGSGVGGGGEYPLQFGFGWTNGVALALPAIFY is encoded by the coding sequence ATGCGCTCGCTCGCCTCCTACCCACAGCTCTCCGGCGAGCTCTTCGAGACCGTCCAGCGATCGGGGACGTTCGAGGACTCGAAGACGTTCGTCGACGCGCTACCCGAGAGAGCGCCGGAGGAGATCGAAGACCGGTTCGAACGCGAACGAGCGAACGGGGGGTTCGATGTCGGGGGCTTCGTCGGCGAGTCGTTCACGCTGCCGGAGGATCCGGTCACCTCCGCCGACCCGTCGACGACCTCGATGGAGCGGTACATCGACGGGCTCTGGGAGCACCTCATTCGCGAGCCGAGCGAGGACCACGAGTGGGACACCCACCTGTCGGTGCCACAGCGGTACGTCATTCCGGGCGGGCGCTTTCGCGAGGCGTACTACTGGGACACCTACTTCACCGCGACCGGCCTCGCCGTCACCGGCCGGATCGACCTCGTCGAGGACCTCGCGGCGAACTACGCGGCGCTCGTCGACCGGTTCGGGGCGATCCCGAACGGCAACCGGCTCTACTACACGAGTCGGTCGAACCCGCCGATGTTCTGTCACCTCCTCGATATCGTCGAGAGCGAGTGCGGAACCGGCGCGGTCGGCCCGTATCTCCCCGCCCTCGAACGCGAGTACGAGTTCTGGATGGACGGTACGGAACGGGTGAACGGGGACGATCGGGCCCGCCGACGGGTCGTCCACACCGAGGAAGGAGTGCTCAACCGCTACTGGGACGACCGGGCGGGACCACGCGAGGAGTCCTACCGGGAGGACGTCGACCTCGCGGTGGCCGCGAAGCGGGACGAACGTGGGCTCTACCGCGACGTCCGTGCGGCCTGCGAGTCGGGCTGGGACTTCAGCAGCCGGTGGCTCGACGGCGACCTCCGGACGATCCGGACGACAGAGCTCCTGCCCGTGGACCTGAACGCGTTCTGCTACGCGCTGGAGTCGAAGCTCGCGCGCTGGTCGCGAGCGTTCGGGAACCGAGAGGAGGCGAGACGGTACGCACGGGCGGCAGCCGAGCGCCGGCGCGCGGTCGACCGCTACTGCTGGGACGAGGAGAGCGGGTTCTACTTCGATTACTGCTGGAGCGGGGACCACCCGACCGATACGTGGTCGCTCGCGGCGGTCGCTCCCCTGTTCTGTGGCATGGCGAGCGAGGAACAGGCGGCCGCGGTCGCGACCCACCTCGACGAGCGCTTTCTCCACCCCGGCGGACTGGTGACAACGCTCACGGAGTCCGACGAGCAGTGGGACTACCCGAACGGGTGGGCACCGCTTCACTGGCTGGCGGTGATCGGCCTCAGACGATACGGTCACGACGCGCTGGCCGAACTCGTCGCCGGACGGTGGCTCGACTGCAACCGCACGGTGTTCGACCGGACCGGGCTGATGCTCGAGAAGTACGACGTGACGGGAGGGTCGGGCGTCGGTGGCGGCGGCGAGTATCCGCTACAGTTCGGCTTCGGCTGGACCAACGGCGTCGCGCTCGCGCTCCCCGCGATATTCTACTGA